Proteins from a single region of Crassaminicella profunda:
- a CDS encoding helix-turn-helix domain-containing protein has translation MIHDIIFDFYSCCNLPILAVDIDFNKICRIGYTPTVEKVFNHCTIFRDIHFDSDDSLSCNLSYAKDIHFVVVSISRFDKYRGYFIIGPFKCNKNNTISIPFKPHSCMQYLPAILLNISDSQFSKGMSNLRFSVHVKKAIEYIHKNYTQSINLDKLCKDLSVNKSYFCKVFKKETSFTFSNFLNNYRVEKSKYFLENTNLPLMDVAISVGFNTQNYYSIVFKRLIKKTPLEYRNSIAIQ, from the coding sequence GTGATACACGATATTATTTTTGACTTCTATAGTTGCTGCAATCTACCTATACTCGCAGTAGACATTGATTTTAATAAGATTTGTAGGATTGGTTATACGCCTACAGTAGAAAAAGTTTTTAATCATTGCACTATTTTTAGAGATATCCATTTTGATTCCGATGATTCCCTTAGCTGTAATCTAAGCTATGCAAAAGATATTCATTTTGTAGTAGTATCCATATCTAGATTTGATAAGTATAGAGGCTACTTTATCATAGGACCTTTTAAATGCAATAAAAATAACACCATATCTATTCCTTTTAAGCCCCATAGCTGCATGCAGTATTTACCTGCTATCTTATTGAATATTTCTGATAGCCAGTTTAGTAAGGGGATGAGTAATTTAAGATTTAGTGTCCATGTAAAAAAGGCCATTGAATACATACATAAAAATTACACCCAATCTATCAATTTAGATAAACTATGCAAGGATTTATCTGTAAATAAAAGTTACTTTTGCAAGGTGTTTAAAAAAGAAACGAGTTTTACTTTTTCTAATTTTTTAAATAATTATCGCGTTGAAAAAAGTAAATATTTTCTTGAGAATACAAATTTACCTCTTATGGATGTGGCCATCTCTGTTGGCTTTAATACGCAAAATTATTATTCCATTGTATTTAAAAGGCTTATAAAAAAGACACCTTTAGAGTATCGAAATAGCATTGCTATACAATAA